One genomic region from Bactrocera tryoni isolate S06 chromosome 3, CSIRO_BtryS06_freeze2, whole genome shotgun sequence encodes:
- the LOC120773047 gene encoding uncharacterized protein LOC120773047 → MFAKVLEDHPTIETIDHKFLVVGHTHLECGTVHAQIEKKKKYTSVSIQHPHDWSNLIAATNKKYITQEMKQEEFYNFNALMKDKYTWRNNNTEGEKFEWKFIRWLRYEKKEPGLIRYKYYFGLDDPFKELNIKARCL, encoded by the exons ATGTTTGCAAAGGTGTTGGAAGATCATCCCACAATTGAAACAATTGATCACAAGTTTCTAGTTGTTGGTCATACCCATCTAGAATGTGGGACAGTTCACGCACagatagaaaagaaaaagaaatacacTTCTGTTTCTATTCAACATCCCCATGACTGGTCAAATTTAATTGCTGCTAcaaacaaaaagtatattactcAGGAGATGAAGCAAgaagaattctacaatttcAATGCATTGATGAAAGACAAATATACCTGGAGAAACAACAACACCGAAG gTGAAAAGTTTGAGTGGAAATTTATAAGGTGGTTGCGGTATGAGAAAAAGGAGCCTGGACTGATACgctacaaatattattttggcTTGGACGATCCATTTAAGGAATTAAACATAAAAGCACGGTGTCTATGA